The Vibrio splendidus genome has a window encoding:
- a CDS encoding metallophosphoesterase family protein — MEIIHLSDLHFGDAQAPFNERELSEALSTYILENTDNPIVVISGDITIKGQACGYEIASTFVGNLMSLGKVNKENLCVCPGNHDIVDGGFQAFDRFVYGLRRDHSLDFSNDTYKVIAIQDILFVVLNSSYHLNHTFGLVDDRCFDVDLSEYSDMKKILVFHHHILNQFDGDTSAIRNGYDLVQFIEKNRFCLALHGHQHTEQLYHLGKSSTPVISARSGNFEQSGYLNAFNHYKVTNDEVLIDSFVFEKARRGVKIMRLTR; from the coding sequence ATGGAAATTATTCACTTATCAGATTTACACTTCGGAGATGCACAAGCTCCATTTAATGAAAGAGAGCTTTCTGAAGCTTTGTCCACGTATATTTTAGAAAATACAGATAACCCAATTGTCGTTATCAGCGGCGACATAACGATAAAAGGGCAGGCTTGTGGCTATGAAATAGCCTCTACTTTTGTTGGTAATCTAATGTCTCTTGGCAAAGTAAATAAGGAAAACTTGTGTGTTTGCCCTGGTAATCACGACATTGTTGATGGCGGTTTTCAAGCGTTTGACAGGTTTGTATATGGGCTTAGACGTGATCACAGTTTAGATTTCAGCAATGATACTTATAAAGTTATAGCCATCCAAGACATACTTTTCGTGGTATTGAATAGCTCTTATCATCTAAATCACACTTTTGGATTGGTGGATGACCGCTGCTTTGATGTGGATCTATCAGAGTATAGTGATATGAAAAAAATTCTCGTTTTTCATCATCATATTCTTAACCAGTTTGACGGTGATACATCTGCAATTAGGAATGGTTATGATTTAGTTCAGTTTATTGAGAAAAATAGATTCTGTTTAGCACTTCATGGACATCAGCATACAGAGCAACTTTACCACTTAGGAAAGAGTTCTACCCCTGTAATTTCAGCACGAAGTGGAAACTTTGAACAGTCGGGTTATTTGAATGCGTTTAATCACTACAAGGTTACAAATGATGAAGTATTAATTGATAGCTTTGTCTTTGAAAAAGCGAGAAGAGGAGTAAAGATTATGAGGTTAACGAGGTAA
- a CDS encoding P-loop NTPase fold protein, with protein sequence MTSKTTLQIIEQLKESSHPPIILLDGAWGIGKTHLIENELRPLIESAPREFGDYHYISAFGIKSVTEFQDQIVSLYISNQEEGSKYLNGLTGLSGKLARICGADSSEAGLIQGVISGTTGFLRQKAIQNMNNMTLIVDDLERLTDKKLIAEIMGTCLRFAEHNKIKIIAVANATAFKDKTKVEKSFSDVIKLTRTNEELLTIITDIYNGQLEPMIKENLFKALFLAQNQKIDIYNLRVLQRAINRIIKLVAIIIKIEGIDKRRCTEILTQHIVLITLYCYSNKCDLDTFTSILRSKEKWQSYRITEAKAKRNGDSSKVEELTKDDQQQQALFNQLTSLLNGLSCTEHLAEYCFTNLIPDLSELEFIERFQLPRLANPIDIFKTHTFYSFSSEEEFEEGVEQLELLLFTVTKANWSDWITCCDTYIFMHEQGYFEGTNIEELSKRLVNRLLNTDTIDLDTINQHRYPTRSYSSNSFNTPFFNKAIEEITERSRLKQREDITGSFLTDWRKTIYMPQSNIEHQPFFHNIDSNRLAEAIIQWKPMEIAEFTGFMINRYRVVNNPEKDQLELPVLRLLSSQLSQYRDNIQGQHRLQKGVLNELVNGLKIATNIIEERHGKENPH encoded by the coding sequence ATGACAAGTAAAACAACTCTACAAATCATTGAACAATTAAAAGAATCTAGTCACCCTCCTATAATTCTGCTTGATGGAGCTTGGGGTATCGGGAAAACTCACTTAATCGAGAATGAACTACGCCCATTAATCGAATCCGCCCCTAGAGAGTTCGGTGACTATCACTACATTTCAGCTTTTGGTATCAAAAGTGTCACGGAGTTCCAAGATCAGATCGTCTCTCTTTACATATCTAATCAAGAGGAAGGGTCTAAATATTTGAATGGGTTAACAGGTCTTAGTGGCAAGCTTGCAAGAATATGTGGCGCAGATTCTAGTGAAGCAGGATTAATTCAAGGCGTTATATCTGGTACTACAGGATTTCTACGCCAAAAAGCCATTCAAAATATGAACAATATGACTCTTATAGTCGATGACTTAGAAAGGTTGACTGATAAGAAGCTGATCGCCGAAATTATGGGAACCTGTTTACGATTTGCGGAACACAACAAAATAAAAATTATTGCTGTTGCAAACGCAACAGCATTTAAAGATAAGACGAAAGTTGAGAAGTCTTTCAGTGATGTAATCAAACTCACTCGAACTAACGAAGAACTATTAACCATTATTACTGATATTTATAATGGCCAATTGGAACCAATGATTAAAGAAAACTTGTTCAAAGCACTCTTCCTTGCACAAAACCAAAAAATAGATATCTATAACTTACGAGTGCTTCAACGAGCGATAAACCGAATCATTAAACTAGTCGCAATAATTATCAAAATCGAAGGGATCGATAAAAGGAGGTGTACCGAAATATTAACTCAACATATTGTTCTTATTACACTCTATTGCTACTCAAACAAGTGCGATCTGGATACTTTTACATCAATACTTAGAAGTAAAGAAAAGTGGCAATCTTATCGAATAACTGAAGCCAAAGCAAAACGTAATGGTGACAGCAGTAAGGTAGAAGAACTAACGAAAGATGATCAACAGCAACAAGCTTTGTTCAACCAGCTGACTTCCCTACTTAATGGTTTGTCTTGTACCGAGCACTTGGCTGAATATTGCTTTACTAACCTTATACCAGATCTTAGCGAACTTGAGTTTATAGAGCGCTTTCAATTACCAAGGTTAGCAAACCCAATAGATATATTTAAAACACATACCTTTTATAGTTTTTCTTCTGAAGAGGAGTTTGAAGAAGGCGTTGAGCAATTAGAGCTCCTACTCTTTACAGTTACCAAAGCCAATTGGTCAGATTGGATAACTTGTTGTGATACCTACATATTCATGCATGAGCAAGGGTATTTTGAAGGCACAAACATTGAAGAGCTTAGTAAAAGGCTAGTAAACAGACTATTAAATACAGACACCATTGACCTAGATACAATTAACCAACATCGCTACCCTACCAGGAGCTACTCCTCAAATAGCTTTAACACCCCTTTTTTTAATAAGGCAATCGAGGAGATTACTGAACGCTCTCGACTTAAACAACGCGAAGACATTACAGGTAGCTTCCTAACAGACTGGCGAAAAACCATCTACATGCCTCAAAGCAACATTGAGCATCAGCCATTTTTTCATAACATAGATAGCAATAGACTGGCTGAAGCAATTATACAGTGGAAACCCATGGAAATTGCTGAATTCACAGGGTTCATGATAAATAGGTACCGTGTAGTTAATAATCCAGAAAAAGATCAATTAGAGCTGCCAGTTCTGAGGCTGCTTTCTAGTCAGTTGAGCCAATATAGGGATAATATTCAAGGACAGCATCGGCTGCAAAAAGGTGTGCTTAATGAGCTGGTAAATGGACTTAAAATCGCCACTAATATAATTGAAGAAAGACATGGGAAAGAGAATCCACATTAG
- a CDS encoding NYN domain-containing protein, whose translation MKEEKEKIGLFIDADNAPAKKIDKILSELARYGVVNIRKAYGNWKNQNLKAWEDVLHEYAIQPIQQFDLTKGKNATDMALVIDVMDVLYTKDIDVICLVSSDCDFTPLVTRTLADGKTVIGFGERKAPSPFVNSCSKFLYLDDDPKEARHPVVKDKQLHRDTRLMNLLRQAVEATEEENGWASLGPIGNHISNHASFDQRNYGFKKLSDLFVAIDLFEMKKMNGSVLWVRDKKRSKKQN comes from the coding sequence ATGAAAGAAGAAAAAGAAAAAATTGGCCTTTTCATCGATGCCGATAACGCTCCAGCAAAAAAGATAGATAAAATCCTGTCTGAGCTCGCTCGTTATGGAGTTGTTAATATTCGGAAGGCATATGGCAACTGGAAAAACCAGAACCTTAAGGCATGGGAAGATGTTCTACACGAATATGCGATTCAGCCAATTCAGCAGTTTGATTTGACAAAAGGTAAGAACGCGACAGATATGGCATTAGTCATTGATGTTATGGATGTCTTATATACCAAGGATATTGATGTAATTTGTTTGGTTTCATCTGATTGCGACTTCACGCCTTTGGTTACTCGAACACTTGCAGATGGTAAGACCGTTATTGGATTTGGAGAAAGAAAGGCTCCGTCGCCATTTGTTAATAGTTGTTCTAAGTTCTTGTATCTTGATGACGACCCCAAAGAGGCTCGTCATCCAGTAGTAAAAGACAAGCAACTACATAGAGATACACGTTTAATGAATCTACTGCGCCAAGCAGTAGAGGCAACTGAAGAGGAGAATGGATGGGCTAGTTTGGGGCCAATTGGCAACCATATATCTAATCATGCCTCATTTGACCAACGGAATTACGGGTTCAAAAAACTAAGCGATCTGTTTGTGGCAATTGATCTATTTGAAATGAAAAAAATGAACGGTTCTGTACTGTGGGTGAGAGACAAAAAGCGGTCAAAGAAACAAAACTAG
- a CDS encoding relaxase/mobilization nuclease domain-containing protein produces the protein MIGFECKPKETVQTAKDVVQMMRYVSRSGKGGMEAAVPLEVIDDTELNAEQMLLYSANTKEGSVSEFITSNEMLSADEMIFRPNATVENWDDVIEELIEVSSRNDRCQRPLKHWVLSNPEGEDMANHQWAKVAEQFMTGLGYENCKWICFKHAKESNPHVHLIISRIDTLTNKVIPDWKEHERSFPIIRKIELDFGLTRLASPGDLMKPEKQENGDYIMVPNNSEQGDRRKPHVNDIIRRLNVVHDQLLTETQLKPSLSEWMLALREASIGVQFTYTKDGAIKGISYRIKAQSGENFICSASKLGKQSKFGFKKIKDRLSHITDEQLGIAKEISARETRMRDDEEKDIIAFKKLDDIRLLGKKVYDVQVKMDELHFSKHILKMLRKKRNFRAHRKDGVFIVSRRFAVKNLEETPRMTGPEYRAYLELKWAEMFIDMILEFFGFDTREVRPPSTDIKFAEVLLDSDYQNLFGFTENQEYHHDGRKNEVIDTIDLEMHIKGKQDSGDGTKSTARARTIANDLSPSL, from the coding sequence ATGATTGGATTTGAATGCAAGCCTAAAGAAACTGTCCAGACTGCAAAAGACGTCGTCCAAATGATGCGTTATGTGTCTAGATCGGGTAAAGGCGGCATGGAAGCCGCCGTCCCTCTTGAGGTCATCGATGACACCGAACTAAACGCAGAACAAATGCTTCTATATAGCGCGAACACAAAAGAAGGCAGTGTGAGCGAGTTCATCACTTCAAATGAGATGCTCTCAGCAGACGAGATGATATTTAGACCCAACGCGACCGTTGAAAACTGGGATGATGTGATCGAAGAGCTGATTGAAGTTAGTAGCAGAAACGATAGATGCCAACGTCCTTTGAAGCACTGGGTGCTCTCAAACCCCGAAGGCGAAGATATGGCAAATCACCAATGGGCCAAGGTTGCAGAACAATTCATGACAGGCCTTGGATACGAAAACTGTAAATGGATCTGCTTCAAGCATGCAAAAGAGTCCAACCCACATGTCCATCTTATTATCAGTCGAATTGACACGCTTACTAACAAAGTCATTCCCGACTGGAAAGAACACGAGCGCTCCTTCCCTATCATTAGAAAGATAGAGCTAGACTTTGGCCTAACCCGTCTAGCAAGCCCAGGCGACTTGATGAAGCCAGAAAAGCAGGAGAATGGCGACTATATAATGGTGCCAAACAACTCTGAGCAGGGCGACAGAAGAAAACCTCATGTAAATGACATCATCAGGCGCTTAAACGTTGTGCATGACCAACTCCTCACGGAAACCCAATTAAAACCCTCTCTGTCTGAGTGGATGCTGGCACTACGAGAAGCCAGTATCGGCGTTCAGTTTACATACACTAAAGATGGCGCAATCAAAGGCATCTCATACAGAATCAAAGCTCAAAGCGGTGAGAACTTTATCTGTTCAGCCTCAAAACTAGGAAAGCAAAGCAAGTTTGGATTCAAAAAAATCAAGGACAGACTGTCTCATATCACCGATGAGCAACTTGGTATTGCGAAAGAAATATCAGCTCGTGAAACCAGGATGAGAGATGATGAAGAAAAGGACATCATCGCATTCAAGAAGCTTGATGACATAAGATTGTTGGGCAAAAAAGTTTACGATGTTCAAGTCAAAATGGACGAACTTCATTTCTCCAAACATATTCTCAAAATGCTGCGTAAGAAACGAAACTTTAGAGCTCATCGAAAAGATGGAGTTTTTATTGTCAGTCGTCGATTTGCAGTCAAAAATCTCGAAGAAACACCGAGAATGACAGGCCCCGAGTATCGTGCTTATCTTGAGCTAAAATGGGCCGAGATGTTTATCGATATGATTCTAGAATTTTTTGGATTTGACACTCGGGAAGTGCGCCCACCATCGACAGATATAAAGTTTGCAGAAGTACTTCTCGATAGTGACTACCAAAATCTCTTCGGCTTTACTGAGAATCAAGAATATCATCATGATGGCCGCAAAAACGAAGTCATTGATACTATCGACCTCGAAATGCACATTAAAGGCAAACAAGACTCAGGAGACGGGACAAAGAGCACTGCTAGAGCACGAACTATCGCAAATGACCTATCCCCTTCCCTATAA
- a CDS encoding ISNCY family transposase, protein MIVMDTQSQLTVDIIAKVALGKISITNASKLLKKSRRTIERYLRRYRSDGIRFVVHGNTGRAPANKIPITLKQQVQALIKTKYYDFNMLHLADMLEVFEGIKVKRETLRTWAHEIHHVKRAKHRRSKVRRRRERMEAEGLMLQMDGSPHLWFGDKKSCLIAMIDDATSEVHAEFFPSETTEGCLKVMKTYIKKKGLFKTLYVDRAGIFGGPKRCHFSQMQRACEELGIEIIFANSPQGKGRIERAFDTFQDRLVPELRLAGVTDMISANNYLQNTFIPEYWATTLTVNAKLMRSEHTPVPKYLNIDAICIQKEYRKIRRDHTFSYANAMYQITSPLRHSIVSQQVELRKQLDGGFTAYFADRELSIKELTEPSSRKEYGEEVQKKIEAIELANELGNVREAARQSGCSVKSIHNNRQLLEAHGPLALKRLYGQSHNNNRIDEKTRNIVISLTLKSPHLTSIRISGEMRKRFNISISHSTVRNIWLEEKLNTRELREARAEESIIE, encoded by the coding sequence ATGATCGTTATGGATACTCAATCTCAGCTTACCGTGGATATCATCGCAAAAGTTGCTCTCGGTAAAATCTCAATTACTAATGCCTCTAAGCTCCTCAAGAAGTCTCGCAGAACCATCGAACGTTATCTCAGGCGATATCGCTCTGATGGTATCCGATTTGTGGTTCATGGCAACACAGGAAGGGCACCCGCTAATAAAATCCCCATTACCTTAAAGCAACAAGTTCAAGCTCTTATAAAGACCAAGTATTACGACTTTAACATGCTTCATCTCGCCGATATGTTAGAGGTATTTGAAGGTATCAAAGTAAAACGGGAGACGCTTCGTACCTGGGCACATGAAATCCATCATGTAAAACGAGCCAAACATCGACGTTCTAAGGTAAGAAGACGACGTGAGCGTATGGAAGCCGAAGGCTTAATGCTGCAAATGGACGGCAGTCCGCACCTTTGGTTCGGTGATAAAAAATCCTGTCTTATCGCCATGATTGATGATGCAACCAGTGAGGTTCATGCGGAGTTTTTTCCTTCAGAAACCACCGAAGGATGCCTCAAAGTAATGAAAACTTATATCAAGAAAAAAGGTCTTTTTAAGACTCTGTATGTCGATAGAGCTGGCATCTTCGGTGGACCAAAACGTTGCCACTTCTCCCAGATGCAACGAGCCTGTGAAGAGCTGGGTATAGAAATTATTTTTGCCAATTCGCCTCAAGGCAAGGGTCGCATCGAACGTGCCTTTGATACGTTCCAAGATCGTCTAGTCCCTGAGTTAAGGCTGGCTGGGGTTACTGATATGATCAGTGCAAATAACTACCTACAAAATACCTTCATCCCTGAGTATTGGGCAACGACCCTCACAGTCAACGCCAAATTAATGCGCTCTGAGCATACACCCGTTCCGAAGTACCTCAACATTGACGCGATATGTATTCAAAAAGAATATCGAAAAATCCGTCGAGATCATACCTTCAGTTACGCCAACGCAATGTATCAAATCACCTCCCCATTACGGCACTCTATCGTGAGTCAACAAGTCGAATTACGTAAGCAACTTGATGGTGGTTTTACGGCTTACTTTGCTGACCGAGAGTTATCGATTAAAGAGCTTACTGAGCCTAGCTCTAGGAAAGAATACGGAGAAGAGGTTCAGAAAAAGATCGAGGCTATAGAGCTTGCCAATGAGTTAGGGAATGTTAGAGAAGCGGCCCGACAAAGCGGTTGTTCTGTCAAAAGCATTCACAACAACCGTCAATTGCTTGAAGCCCATGGCCCACTTGCTTTGAAACGTCTGTATGGTCAATCACACAACAATAATCGCATCGATGAAAAGACTCGAAATATCGTCATCTCATTAACACTCAAATCGCCTCACCTAACCTCTATTAGGATAAGTGGTGAGATGAGAAAGCGTTTTAACATCTCGATTAGTCACTCAACAGTAAGGAACATCTGGCTTGAAGAAAAGCTGAATACAAGAGAGTTACGGGAGGCACGTGCCGAGGAATCAATTATCGAATAG
- a CDS encoding SIR2 family protein yields MDSGDKMGFTVGNSESLLSAIDYCDNDIVFLVGSPLSCTYGDVKGIPGVKDMLELIEAKVSERKRTHDSYHKTVGHIQADTEKYQASFDFLRLNTSPNTVNGIIRSATLQAVSESTQEININNIEALENLQKKVELWSIPPATQGLADVLHFSDKISNIVLTPNFDPLISIALTKLGHSPTRTVLHGDSNLEQFQSSSNINIVHFHGHWLEADTLHTSDQLTIDRPLLKQSLTRLLNNKTLVVLGYGGWDDVFTQALFSIIKDNGANFDILWSFYESNEDVINSKYGKLLESVKPALQRGRFKVFGGINCHEFLPELANESKPDEAEPKKEVITPLVEPNDVPSHQPQSFEDKTVDIAPWVHYYDTAHNVIRTTERSYLVSCLDENKCINLIAEWGIGHKEFVCTLNSMDDYAESQIYRVDLSDVRNKSALLERVETELGLPLQVFISKLPRPRHVVFFDNVEGVISNFAESSAFISELEKIVSIITDFNDNSRVIVASRKAIKGSFTNLELSRLESFDTKAFIANHTSAPNNLGSRDIDTIIDIAKGVPTTIESCLRDSEYFTSEELYEEYFMPESYNSSSNDSLPAELVKRVELLADSQEQMQKRAYSLLETLAVLEFGDTFTNLRKSNSGFSYNKQHLEILIGLELVEIEKVTKTLLVEPSSTGEIKILKLPAAVRSYVYSKLTVGAVYEISKNVANVHLGNDWRNGKINFCNLTEAQFSENDKIAGSTHMLLAQLLKCAIELDIGRDIDAAFRACREYALKVSDVGKHKEVVSFSKQVRALAKESDKIKSLAFFYLVEGRSSRMLSDYDHAEKLLKSSLDDGEYLTKKEKIRAMTNLMFLYERTEDSSDKAIEYAQKIIKLDSSDADAKLTLEFQSNTSDISKLKAMEEKFRNKQRYGAADNAAISLSDLETSTAAKVRWLDRVISCPSKNQYNKLRAVTRKAKLSLKDSEYKPSNIELNLLHSCYLFSFSQGMSSLFNDAHRILWKYYTTIRHYNTLFNLYRHSSLYWRIYDDLNKEKTYSTLVTKLLGKLLPSSIDLTEYENAYAVHRANLLTEPK; encoded by the coding sequence ATGGATAGTGGGGATAAAATGGGATTTACTGTGGGTAATAGTGAGTCATTGCTAAGTGCAATAGACTATTGTGACAATGATATTGTTTTCTTGGTCGGTTCACCTCTTTCTTGCACTTATGGAGATGTTAAGGGTATTCCTGGTGTTAAAGATATGCTTGAACTTATTGAAGCTAAAGTATCTGAAAGGAAGAGAACCCATGACTCTTATCACAAAACAGTGGGGCATATTCAAGCTGATACAGAAAAGTATCAAGCTTCTTTTGACTTTTTGAGGCTAAATACTAGCCCGAATACTGTTAATGGGATAATTCGTAGTGCCACATTACAAGCAGTATCCGAAAGTACGCAAGAGATAAACATTAACAACATTGAAGCACTAGAAAATCTACAGAAAAAGGTTGAACTATGGTCTATCCCTCCTGCGACTCAAGGGTTAGCTGACGTTCTTCATTTTTCGGATAAAATATCTAATATAGTATTAACACCCAATTTTGACCCTCTGATATCTATTGCGTTAACCAAACTAGGACATTCACCAACACGGACAGTCCTTCATGGTGACAGCAATCTTGAACAATTTCAGTCTAGTTCCAATATTAACATCGTGCATTTTCATGGACATTGGTTGGAGGCGGATACCTTACATACATCAGATCAACTAACCATAGATAGACCCTTACTTAAGCAATCTCTAACCCGATTGCTAAATAACAAAACGCTAGTTGTTTTGGGGTACGGAGGATGGGATGACGTATTCACTCAAGCTCTTTTCTCTATAATTAAAGATAACGGAGCTAACTTTGATATTTTGTGGTCATTTTACGAATCAAATGAAGACGTTATAAATAGCAAATACGGAAAACTTTTAGAATCTGTAAAACCAGCTCTTCAACGAGGGCGATTTAAGGTGTTTGGCGGTATTAATTGCCACGAGTTTTTGCCTGAGTTGGCTAATGAGAGTAAACCTGATGAAGCCGAACCCAAGAAGGAAGTTATCACTCCATTAGTGGAGCCAAATGATGTGCCTAGTCATCAACCTCAATCATTTGAAGATAAAACTGTCGATATTGCTCCCTGGGTTCATTATTACGATACTGCTCACAATGTAATAAGAACTACTGAAAGAAGTTATCTTGTTAGTTGTTTAGATGAGAACAAATGTATCAATTTGATCGCTGAATGGGGTATTGGGCACAAAGAGTTCGTATGTACACTAAACTCTATGGATGACTACGCAGAATCGCAAATTTATCGAGTAGACTTGAGTGATGTCCGAAACAAAAGCGCATTACTAGAGAGAGTTGAAACTGAATTGGGTTTACCTCTACAAGTTTTCATTTCTAAGTTACCGCGTCCAAGACACGTTGTCTTTTTTGACAATGTTGAAGGAGTTATAAGCAACTTTGCAGAATCTTCAGCATTTATATCTGAACTCGAAAAAATAGTCTCAATCATAACTGACTTCAATGATAACTCACGAGTTATTGTTGCCAGTAGAAAAGCTATAAAAGGGAGTTTTACTAATTTAGAACTATCTCGCTTAGAGTCATTTGATACAAAGGCATTTATAGCTAATCATACAAGTGCCCCTAACAACCTTGGCTCACGAGATATAGATACTATCATTGATATCGCAAAAGGTGTGCCTACCACAATAGAGAGTTGTTTAAGAGACTCGGAGTATTTTACGTCAGAAGAATTATACGAAGAGTATTTCATGCCTGAGTCATACAATTCTAGCAGTAATGATAGTTTGCCTGCGGAATTAGTTAAACGTGTAGAGTTATTAGCTGATAGCCAAGAACAGATGCAGAAACGAGCATACAGCCTTCTAGAAACACTTGCAGTTTTAGAGTTTGGCGATACTTTCACTAATCTAAGAAAGAGTAATAGTGGCTTTTCTTACAATAAACAACATCTAGAAATTCTTATAGGCTTAGAATTAGTTGAGATAGAAAAGGTCACCAAAACATTGTTGGTTGAGCCTTCTAGCACTGGTGAGATCAAGATTTTGAAGCTACCAGCAGCAGTTAGAAGTTATGTCTACAGTAAGCTCACAGTTGGGGCTGTTTATGAAATTTCTAAAAATGTGGCGAATGTTCATCTCGGTAATGACTGGAGAAACGGAAAAATTAATTTCTGCAATTTGACAGAAGCTCAGTTCTCCGAAAATGACAAAATAGCAGGTAGCACGCATATGTTGCTAGCTCAACTTCTGAAGTGTGCAATTGAGTTAGATATTGGAAGAGATATAGACGCAGCGTTTAGAGCATGTAGAGAGTACGCACTAAAAGTATCAGATGTAGGAAAGCACAAAGAAGTAGTGTCTTTTTCCAAACAAGTCAGAGCCTTGGCTAAGGAATCAGATAAGATCAAATCATTAGCATTTTTCTACTTGGTAGAAGGTAGATCGTCTAGGATGCTTTCTGATTATGATCATGCTGAAAAGTTATTGAAAAGCTCATTAGATGACGGTGAGTATCTTACGAAAAAGGAGAAAATTCGAGCAATGACTAATCTAATGTTCCTCTATGAGCGAACAGAGGATAGCAGCGATAAAGCAATCGAATATGCTCAAAAAATAATCAAGTTAGATTCATCCGATGCAGATGCTAAGTTAACCTTGGAGTTTCAGTCAAATACCAGTGACATTAGTAAGTTAAAAGCAATGGAGGAGAAATTTAGAAATAAACAACGCTATGGTGCAGCAGACAATGCAGCGATATCACTTAGCGATTTAGAAACAAGTACTGCAGCTAAAGTTCGCTGGTTAGATAGAGTTATCTCTTGTCCAAGTAAAAATCAGTACAACAAGTTGAGAGCCGTCACTAGAAAAGCAAAACTTTCATTGAAAGATAGTGAGTATAAACCGTCTAATATCGAATTAAATTTGTTACATTCATGCTATTTGTTTAGCTTTTCGCAGGGAATGTCTTCTCTATTTAATGATGCTCATAGAATTCTATGGAAATATTATACGACGATTAGACATTACAACACTTTATTTAACTTATACAGACATAGTTCTTTGTACTGGCGTATCTATGATGACCTTAATAAAGAGAAGACGTATAGTACTTTAGTTACCAAGTTATTGGGTAAACTCTTACCTAGCTCTATCGATCTAACAGAGTACGAAAATGCTTATGCGGTTCACCGAGCGAACTTACTTACTGAGCCTAAATAA